The Pseudomonas multiresinivorans DNA window CCGACTCTTCCGGCAGGTCCAGGTCGAAGGCGAAGTCGTCCTCGGCCTTGGCGCTCGGCGCCTCGGCCGGCGAACCGCCCAGGCTCAGGTCGTCATCCAGGTCGAAACTGCCGAAGGACAGATCGTCGTTCTGCTGGGCGGCCGGAGCGGCAGGCTTGTCTTCGCCCAGGTCAAGGTCGTCCAGCGCCAGGTCGAAGGCATCGTCCAGGTCGCCATGGGGCTGCGCAGCAGGCTCCGCGGCGGCAGCCGGGGAATCGATGCTGAAGTCGTCCAGGCTGAATCCGTCGAGTTCATCGTCGGAAGCCGCTGCCGCTGCGGCCAGGCCGCCACCCACTGCTGCCAGGGTTACCATGCCCGGGTAGCGGGATTTCAGTTGTTCGACCTGCGGTTCGGCGCCACCGATCTCGCGCAGCTCGTTTTCCTGACGGGCGAAGCCTTCGCGGTCACCGATCTCGGCATAGACCTCCATCAGCTTCAGGCGCAGGTCGGCACGCTGCGGCTCGTCGTAGATGGCGCCCTGCAGCAGTTCGGCAGCCTGGTTGAAGCGGCCGTAGGCGATGTAGATATCCGCCTCGCCCAGCGCATCGCTGGTCTGCGCGGCAACGCGCTCGGGCGCAGCTTGCGCCGGGGCAGCAACTTCGGCGGCCTGCGGCACGTCGAGGGTATCCAGCTCGCTGCCGGCGAGGGCCAGGTCATCGTCCAGGTGCGGCTCGTCGTCACCGGCGTAGGCAGCGAGGCTTTCCTGCTCCTTGGCCGCGCGGCGACGGGAAATGATCATCAGCAGGACCAGCAGGGCCAGCAGTGCGCTGCCGGCAATGGCACCCAACCAAATCGGATTGGCGAGGATCTCGTCGACGATGCTGGCCTGAGCCTGCTCGACCGGCGCAGCCACTGGAGCAGGCGCCGGCTTGGGCTTCTGCGCCTCCGGCGCAGGTGCAGGGGCGACCGGAGCGGGCGTCGGTGCGGGTTGCGGCTGCACTTCGGCGGCCGGGGCCGGCGGGGTGCCCGCATCGCCAGCGGGAGCCGGGGCGACCGGTTGTTCAGCGACCGCCGGAGCCGGCGGAGTGGCGGGCTGAGCAGCCGGTTCGGCGCCCGGCACCGGAGCCGGCACGACAGCGGCGCCGTTGGCGGCAGCCTTGTCGTTGCCCAATTCGTTCTGCAGCTTCGCCAGTTGCGCATCCTTCAGCGCAATCAGCTTCTGCAGCTTGTCCATCTGGCTCTGCAGGTCGGTCATGCGACTGCTCAGCTCGTCATTCTCGCGACGGGTGCTGTCCAGGCTTTCCTTGGTGACGGCCAGCTTGTCGGCGACGGCCTGACCATCCTTGCTGCCCTTGTCGCCACCCTTGGCCTTGCCGTTCTCACCGGAGAGCAGGCGCAGGCTGTCCTTGGTCTCGGCCTGGGCCGGAGCGTTACCGGCGTTGGCGCGGGGAGTGGCGTCCAGCTGGCGAGCGCCGCCGGTGGGCAGGCTGCGGCCTTCACGCCAGGCGGTGTATTGCTGTTTTACTTCAGTTTCGGCAGTCGGCTGGGTGCGCGACTTGATCTGCTCGGCGTCAGGCAGACGCAGCACCTGGCCACTCTTCAGGCGGTTGATGTTGCCGCCCAGGAAGGCGTCGGGGTTGAGGTCCTGGATCGCCAGCATGGTCTGCTGGACGGAGACACTGCCATCCGGGCGCGCACGGGCGGCGATTTCCCAGAGGGTGTCATTCTTTCCGGTGCGGTATTCGTTGCCTTCCAGGCGGCGCGACGGCGCGGGTGCCGCAGCGGGGCGCGGAGCTGCTGCAGCAGCCGGACGCGGTGCCGCAGTGGCGGACGGGCGCACCACCGGTGCGGGGACGGCCATCGGCGCGCGCGGCACGGCGGCGGCGGTCTGCGGAGAATACAGCGGCGGGTCCAGCAGCACGGTGTATTCGCGCAGCAGTCGACCATTGGGCCAGAGCACTTCCACGAGGAAGTTCAGGTAGGGTTCCTGCACCGGCCGGTCGGAGGTCACGCGAATGACACTCTTGCCGTTGGGCTTGACGATGGGGGTGAACTTCAGTCCGGTCAGGAAGTACTGACGGTCGACGCCGGCCTTGTTGAAGTCTTCCGGCGAAGCCAGCTTCGGGATCACCTCGGCCGCGGACAGGTCACGAACTTCGACCAGCTCGATTTCGGCATCCAGCGGCTGGTTCAGCGCCGAACGCAGGTGGATGTCTCCCAACCCCAGCGCATGCGCCATGCCCGAGGTCAGTGCCGAAGCAGCTGCGATTGCCTGCACCAGTTTGCGAAGCCGGACCATATAGTAATCCCTTGTTTTAATAGCTTTTTTCTGGATTAGAACAACGTCTATCGGGCGCCGCTGCCCACTACACCGGCCGTTTTCACGGCAGTGCTTCCCCTGTCAGCGACGTTCCCGGCCAGTATTGCCAAGCTAGAATACTTCTTCAAATATTCGGTAAGTATCTTTTACAGATAGTGTTTTATCAACAATTCGCCCAAGTTCACAGCATTTAGGGCTGCGCCTTTTCTCACATTATCTGACGCAATCCACAAATTCAGTTCGCACGAATCTGTCAGACCGGTCCGTAGGCGACCGACGTAAACCGTATCCTGCCCCTGCGCATCGCCGATGACAGTCGGGTAATCGTCTTCCACCAGCTCAATGCCGTCAGCCGCCTCGAGAGCTGCGCTGACGTCGGGCAGGGAAACCGGTGCCGCAGTCTTGATGGTCAGCATCAGGGCATCACCGAAGAAAACCGGGGCCACGCTGCAGGTCACGCTCAGGCCATGCTCCAGCTCGGGGAACAGCCTTGCGAGCTCCGCTGCGATGCGACGCTCCACCGCGGAATGGCCCTGCTCGTCGACACCACCCAACTGCGCGAGCATGTTGAAGGCGAACTGGCGATCCACCAGGCGCGGCTCCAGCGGGCGCGCATTGAGCAGCTCGGCAGTCTGCCGCGCCAGCTCCTGTACCCCCTCGCGCCCCAGCGCAGAGGCGGACAGGCAGGCAGCCACATTGACCTGGCGAAGCTCCAGCACGCCGCGCAGCGCGGCGAGCACCTCGGCCACCTCGGCGGCGGGCGCTGCCGGTGCCGCAATCAGGGCGGGGAGCTGCAGGGTTTCGATGGCATCGCCATTCACACAGGCCTGGGCCAGCAGTGCGGCGGCATTGTTCAGCGCGGCACCACTGAGGTCGATCACGCTGCAGCCAGCCTCGCTGGCGCGGGCGGCGCAGTCGGCGGCAGCTTCGGCGCCCACGGAGAGGAAGGCCAGGCGCACCTTGGCGAAGTCGAAGTCATCGAGCTTGCCGACCCGGATGTTGCGCCCACGGAAGCCTATCGACTTGCCGGCGGATTCACCGCTGGCCAGCAGATACAGGTTGGCGACGGGGAAGTCGCGCTCTTCCAGCAGTTCGACCAAAGCCTCGCCAACGAGTCCTGTGGCGCCAACTACGGCGATGTCGAGTGTTTCAGGCATCGGGGTCTCACAATCGGTGGGAAAAGTAGCGCAGCACTTTACTGCCCCCACCGGCGGCGAAGCAATCGAGCGCCCCGCCGCCTATCGCCGCAGCTCAGGGGCGCGGCTCGCCCCCGGCGGCCTGAGCGGTCAACCCTGCGGATGCCTGGGCGACCTCGCCTGCCGCTGCCTGGGGATTGCCCGCTGGCGAGGCGGCCTGGGCCTTGGCGCGATCCTGCTCGGCCAGTCGCGCGATCAGGCCGGCGATCTGCGAGTCCTTCAGCTCGATCAACTTGTTCAACTTCTGGGTCTGGCTTTCCAGGTCGGAAATCCGACTGCGCAGCTCCTCACCCTCGCGGCGTGCGCTGTCCAGGCCTTCCTGGGCAACGGCCAACTGCTCGGCCTCTACCTTGCCTTTATCTTTACCCGGCTGACCGGAGACCAGGCGCAGGTTGTCGCGCTCTTCGGCTTTCGCCGGCGCGCTGCCAGCTTCCGCCTTGTGGGTCGCGTCCAGCTGGCGCTCCTGCTGCACCAGTTGCGGATTGCGCTTGGCCTTCCACTGCGAATTCTGGGTTTCCACGTGGGCCACTGCCTGGGCATGGCTCTGCTCGCGAACCTGCTGTTCGCTGGGCAGACGCAGCACCTGGCCGACCTTCAGGCGATTGATGTTGCCGTCGACGAAGGCAGCGGGGTTCATCCGCTGCATCGCCGCCATGGTCTGCATGACCGAAACGCTGCCGGACGGGCGATTGCGCGAGGCGATGTCCCACAGCGCGTCGTTGCGCTGGATGCGATAGCGGTCAGCCGGCGCATTGGCCACAGAAGGCGCCAGCGGTTGCGCTTGCGGCGCGCGGACGGCAGCAACCGGCGCAATGGCCGGCGGCGTCACAGGGCTGGCTACATAGGACGGCGGGTCCAGCAGCAGCGTGAATTCGCGCACCAGGCGCCCCTGCGGCCACACGACCTGCAGGACAAAGTTCACGTACGGCTCGCGAATCGGCCTGTTCGAGCTGACATGAATGACGCCACGGCCGTTCCTGCCGATATCAGGGGTGAATTTCAGCCCGCTGGTAACCACGTTGCGGTCCACCCCGAGGCGCTCGAAGTCCTCGGCCGAGGCCAGGCTCACCACGACGTCTTCGGAGCTCATGTCAGCCGCGCCGCGCAGATCGATATTGGCCGAGAGGTTCTGCCCCAGCGCCGCCCGCGAGGAAATGTCGCCCAGCTCAAGGGCGCCCGCCATGCCCGGCAGGAAAGCCGCCGCCACCGCCGTTGCCAACCACAATCTGTGTAACCGAGCCATCCTCTCCCCCGCTGCTTGCTTGCCGTCGGCCGGCGCGAAAAGGCGCACCAGAACCTGTCCCCATGGACGGGCTGCGAGGATAGCGACTGGTTCCCGGTGGCTTTTGCGGGTGCGTCACAGAAACTGGCGCCAAAGAGCCGGCAGTGACACGGGCTGGCGTTTTTGTGCGGCGGTTCACCTACACAAGGGGAACTTCTCGTGCTCCGGAAAGCACAACGCCGGCACAGGGCCGGCGTCGTGAGGTCACGCAGAGCGGATCAACGCTCGAGCAGGATACGCAGCATGCGGCGCAGCGGCTCGGCGGCGCCCCACAGCAGCTGGTCGCCGACGGTGAAGGCACCGATGTACTGCGAGCCCATGTTGAGCTTGCGCAGACGCCCCACCGGAACGCTCAGGGTGCCGGTAACGGCCGCCGGAGTCAGTTCGCGCATGCTGATCTCGCGCTGGTTGGGGATCAGTTTCACCCAGGGATTGTGCTGGCTGATCATGCCTTCGATGTCCGCGATGGGCACATCCTTGTTCAGCTTGATGGTCAGCGCCTGGCTGTGGCAGCGCATGGCGCCGATGCGCACGCAGATGCCGTCGACCGGGATCGGGTTCTTGAAGCGACCGAGGATCTTGTTGGTTTCCGCCTGGCCTTTCCACTCTTCGCGGCTCTGGCCGTTGGGCAGTTCCTTGTCGATCCACGGGATCAGGCTGCCGGCCAGCGGAGCGCCGAAGTTCTCGGTCGGCATGGAGTCGCTGCGGATGGCCTCGGCGACCTTGCGGTCGATGTCGAGGATGGCGCTGGACGGGTTGGCCAGGTCATCGGCGACGGAGGCGTTGATGGCGCCCATCTGCTTGATCAGCTCGCGCATGTTCTGCGCGCCGGCGCCGGAGGCCGCCTGGTAGGTCATGGCGCTCATCCACTCGACCAGACCGGCTTCGAACAGGCCGCCCAGGGCCATCAGCATCAGGCTGACGGTGCAGTTGCCGCCGATGTAGTTCTTGGTGCCGGCGTCCAGCGAGTTGTCGATGACCTTGCGGTTAACCGGGTCGAGGACGATGACCGCGTCATCCTGCATGCGCAGGCTGGAAGCGGCGTCGATCCAGTAGCCCTGCCAGCCGGCTTCGCGCAGCTTGGGGAAGACTTCGCTGGTGTAGTCGCCGCCCTGGCAGGTCAGGATGACGTCGAGGGTTTTCAGTTCCTCGATGCTGTAGGCGTCCTTGAGGGGGGCAATGTCCTTGCCAATGGACGGGCCTTCGCCACCCACGTTGGAGGTGGTGAAGAACACCGGCTCGATCAGGTCGAAGTCCCGCTCTTCCAGCATCCGCTGCATGAGCACCGAACCCACCATGCCACGCCAACCGATCAGACCTACACGCTTCATCGCTACTACACCTTCAAATATTTAGAGGGCCGTCGTTCCCGCTTTCCTACGAGCGCGCGGGAACGAGCGAGCCGGACAGATTACAGATTCCGCAGAGCCGCGACTACCGCATCGCCCATTTCGCGGGTACCGACCTTGGTGCAGCCTTCGGACCAGATGTCACCGGTACGCAGGCCCTGGTCCAGGACCAGGCTCACGGCCTTCTCGATAGCGTCGGCGGCGGCGCCTTCGTTGAAGGTGTAACGCAGCATCATCGAGACCGAGAGGATGGTCGCCAGCGGGTTGGCGATGCCCTTGCCGGCGATGTCCGGCGCGGAACCGTGGCAAGGCTCGTACATGCCCTTGTTGTTCGAATCCAGCGAGGCAGAAGGCAGCATGCCGATGGAGCCGGTGAGCATGGAAGCCTCATCCGACAGGATGTCGCCGAACATGTTGTCGGTCACCATCACGTCGAACTGCTTGGGCGCACGGACCAGTTGCATCGCAGCGTTGTCGACGTACATGTGCGACAGCTCGATGTCCGGGTAGTCCTTGGCGACTTCCTCGACCACTTCGCGCCACAGCTGGCTGGAAGCCAGGACGTTGGCCTTGTCCACCGAGCACAGCTTCTTGTTGCGCACGCGGGCCATGTCGAAGCCGACGCGGGCGATACGGCGGATCTCGCTTTCGCTGTACGGCAGGGTGTCGTACGCCTGGCGCTCGCCGTTCTCCAACACGCGCTGCTCGCGCGGTTGGCCGAAGTAGATGCCGCCGGTCAGCTCGCGGACGATAAGGATGTCCAGGCCGGCGACCACTTCGGGCTTCAGGCTGGAAGCATCGGCCAGTTGCGGGTAGAGGATGGCCGGGCGCAGGTTGCCGAACAGGCCCAGTTGCGAACGGATCTTCAGCAGGCCGCGCTCGGGGCGGATGTCACGCTCGATCTTGTCCCATTTCGGGCCGCCCACGGCGCCCAGCAGGACGGCGTCAGAGTTGCGCGCACGCTCCAGGGTCTCGTCGGCCAACGGTACGCCGTGCTTGTCGATGGCGGCGCCGCCGATCACGTCTTCGGTCAGCTCGAAGCCCAGGGCGAACTTGTCGTTGGCCAGCTCCAGCACCTTGACCGCTTCGGCCATGATTTCCGGGCCGATACCGTCGCCGGGGAGAACCAGAATCTGTTTGCTCATCTCTCTGCTCACTTTATAAAAGTCGCTTGGCAAAAAACGTAACGCTCCGGGCGGCTCGCGCCACCCGGAGCGGTCAAAAAGCTGAAATCAGCGCTCGGCCCAGAGCACCAGCACGTCGGTGCTGAAAGAGCCCTCGGCGTCAATCTCGAAATACTCGCGCACCTCGTCGCCCATCGAAAGCTGCAGGGCACGAATGGCCTGGCGCATCACTTCGGGCGTACGCATGCGCTCGACCCAGGAAGTGAACTCCAGGCGCAGGCGCTGCCGCTTCTGCGCAGTCACGGCGAGCCCCGCCTCTCCCACTAAGCGCGCCCACTCCGACGGCGAGTAGTCACGCACGTGGCTGGTGTCGCGCAGGACCTCGACAGTCTGCAGATAGGTATCCAGCAGAGGCAAGCCCGGCGCCGCGACGTCGATGAAGCAGGCCACGCCGCCCGGCTTGAGCACCCGGCGCACTTCGCGCAGCGCCTGGCCGACATCCCGCCAGTGGTGCGCGGAATAGCGGCTGAAAACGAAGTCGAACTCGCCCTCTTCGAACGGCAGCTGCTCGGCGGCGCCACAGCGCGTGGAGATGTTGCCCAGGCCGCGCTCGGCGGCGGCCGAAGCCACCACGTCGAGCATCTGCTGGGACAGGTCGTAAGCCACCACCTCGCCAGCCAGCGGCGCGACGTTGAAGCTGACGTGCCCTGCCCCGCAGCCCAGGTCCAGCACACGCGCACCGGTGGTCGCCGACAGTCGCTCACGCAGCTGGGCGAATTCCTCGCCCTGTGCGTGGACGGCACTGGTCAGGTAAGCGTTGGCCTGGGCGCCGAACTGGCGCTGGACCACTTGCTCATGGCGACTCTGGGTCATGACTGTCTCCTTGGCTTGCGGTTGCTGCGGCGCCATCAGGCGTCGCGGAACAACCAGGGTTGCTGCTGTTTATAGCCACCTTCGAAACTGCGGATGGCGTCGGCGTCCTGCAGGGTCAGGCCGATGTCGTCCAGGCCGTTGAGCAGGCAATGCTTGCGGAACGCGTCCACTTCGAAGCTGTACTGCTTGCCATCCGGACGGGTCACGGTCTGCGCGGCGAGGTCGACGGTCAGCTGGTAACCCTCGGTGGATTCGCACTGGGCGAAGAGCTCGTCCACTTCTTCATCCTTCAGAATGATCGGCAGCAGGCCGTTCTTGAAGCTGTTGTTGAAGAAGATGTCGGCGAAGCTCGGCGCGATCACGGTGCGGAAGCCGTACTCATCCAGCGCCCACGGGGCGTGCTCACGGGAAGAGCCACAACCGAAGTTCTCACGGGCCAGCAGCACGCTGGCGCCCTGGAAGCGCGGGAAGTTGAGGACGAAGTCCTTGTTGATCGGACGCTTGGAGTTGTCCTGGTTCGGCTGGCCGACGTCCAGGTAGCGCCACTCGTCGAACAGGTTCGGGCCGAAGCCGGTGCGCTTGATCGACTTGAGGAATTGCTTGGGAATGATCTGGTCGGTGTCGACGTTGGCGCGGTCGAGCGGCGCAACGAGACCGGTGTGCTGGGTAAAGGCTTTCATGTTCGGTCTCCTCAGGCCTGCATCAATTCACGTACGTCGATGAAACGGCCGGTCACCGCGGCGGCGGCAGCCATTGCCGGGCTCACCAGGTGGGTACGACCACCGGCGCCCTGGCGGCCTTCGAAGTTACGGTTCGAAGTGGAAGCGCAATGCTCGCCACTTTCCAGGCGGTCCGGGTTCATCGCCAGGCACATGGAGCAGCCCGGTTCACGCCATTCGAAGCCGGCTTCGATGAAGATCTTGTCCAGGCCTTCCTGTTCGGCCTGGGCTTTCACCAGACCCGAGCCCGGTACGACCAGCGCCTGCTTCACGGTCGAAGCGACCTTGCGGCCCTTGGCCACGGCGGCGGCGGCGCGCAGGTCTTCGATGCGCGAGTTGGTGCAGGAGCCGATGAACACGCGGTCCAGCTGGATATCGGTGATCGCCTGGTTGGCGTTCAGGCCCATGTACTTGAGGGCGCGGGTGATGGAGTCGCGCTTGACCGCATCCGCCTCAGCAGCCGGGTCCGGCACGTTCTGGTCGACGGCCAGGACCATCTCGGGCGAGGTACCCCAGCTGACCTGCGGCTTGATGTCCTCGGCACGCAGCTCGACGATGGTGTCGAAGTGCGCATCGGCGTCGGAAACCAGGTCGCCCCAGGCTTCCACGGCCTTGTTCCAGTCACCACCCTGCGGCGAGAACGGACGGCCCTTCACGTACTCGATGGTCTTCTCGTCGCACGCCACCATGCCGACGCGAGCGCCCGCCTCGATGGACATGTTGCAGATGGTCATGCGGCCTTCCATGGACAGGTCGCGGATGGCGCTGCCGGCGAATTCCAGCGCGTGGCCGTTGCCGCCGGCGGTGCCAATCTTGCCGATCACTGCGAGGACGATGTCCTTGGCGGTCACGCCGAAGGGCAATTTGCCTTCCACGCGAACCTGCATGTTCTTCATCTTCTTGGCGACCAGGCACTGGGTGGCGAGCACGTGCTCCACCTCGGAGGTGCCGATGCCGTGGGCCAGCGCGCCAAAGGCGCCGTGGGTCGAGGTATGCGAGTCGCCGCAGACCACGGTCATGCCCGGCAGGGTCGCGCCCTGCTCCGGGCCGACCACGTGGACGATGCCCTGGCGGACGTCGTTCATCTTGAATTCGAGGATGCCGAAGTCATCGCAGTTCTCGTCCAGGGTCTGGACCTGGATGCGCGACACCTCGTCGGCGATGGCCTGGAGGCCGCCCTTGCGCTCGGCCTGGGTGGTCGGCACGTTGTGGTCCGGAGTCGCGATGTTCGCGTCGATACGCCACGGCTTGCGGCCGGCCAGGCGCAGGCCTTCGAAGGCCTGCGGGGAAGTCACTTCGTGAAGGATGTGGCGGTCGATGTAGATGAGCGACGAACCATCGTCACGGCGCTTCACCTCGTGCATTTCCCAGAGTTTGTCGTAGAGCGTCTTGCCGGCCATCAGAGAGTCCTCATCAGCGTCTTTCTATGCCCCTAGGGCTTGTGGGGATGATGCTATGGCTTGTAATCAAATAACTCAAATTCATATTTTTTATCCAAAGGATTCCCACGAGGAATACGGTGCGTTATAAAAGTCGGGCGCCGCATCCAGAGCGCAGGGAGTCGACATGGACCTGACCAGCCTCAACACCTTCCTCGCCATCGCCGAGTCGGGCAGCTTCTCCGAAGCCGGCGAGCGCCTTCACCTGACGCAGCCAGCCATCAGCAAGCGCATCGCGGCCCTGGAGAACCAGTTGGGGGTGCGCCTGTTCGACCGCGTCGGCCGTGAAGTTACGCTCACCGAGTCCGGCCGCGCCCTGCTGCCACGCGCCTACCAGATCCTCAATGTGCTCGACGATACCCGCCGCGCCCTGACCAATCTCAACGGCGAAGTAAGCGGCCGACTGGTCCTGGCCACCAGCCACCACATCGGCCTACATCGCCTGCCGCCGCTGCTGCGCGCCTTCACCAAGGCCCATCCGCAGGTGGCGCTGGATATCCAGTTCTGCGACTCGGAAGTGGCCTACGAGGAGATTCTCCATGGCCGCGCCGAACTGGCCGTGATCACCCTGGCGCCGGAAACCGCCGAGCCGGTGCGCGCCGTGCCGGTCTGGGACGACCCGCTGGACTTCGTCGCCGCCCCCGAGCACCCGCTGTCGGTGCAGGGCCCGGTATTCCTCGCCGACGTGGCGCGGCACCCGGCGGTATTCCCCGGCGGCAACACCTTCACCCACCACATCGTGCGGCGCATGTTCGAAGCCGAGGGCCTGACGCCGAACATCGGCATGAGCACCAACTACATGGAGACCATCAAGATGATGGTCTCCATCGGCCTGGCCTGGAGCGTACTGCCACGTACGATGCTGGATGACAGCGTCGTACGACTGCCGCTGCAGGACATCCAGCTCAGCCGCCAGCTCGGCTATATCCTGCATACCGAGCGCACCCTGTCCAACGCCGCGCGGGCCTTCATGCGCCTGCTCGACGCCCAGGCGGCGGGGCTTGCACCTGTCGCGGCCTAACCTCTATTGTTCTGACAGAATTAGAAGAAGGGGCCCGAATGCCCGTCCGCACGCCACCATGCGTTAGCCGGCCCCACTTGGCCGGTACCGCCAGTTGCCGGGGAAGCGCCGCATGAGCCGCGCTCCGCGCACGCCCCCGTTCGCTACCAATGGCCAGGACCAGTTCGCCAAAGCCTTTCACACCGCGCCCGACGCCATGGTCATCACCGACCGGGACAGCGGAAAACTCCTCGAACTCAACGCCAGTTTCGTCGACCACTTCGGCTGGAGCCGTGAAGAAGCGCTCGGCCGCACCTCGGTGCAGCTCGGCCTGTGGCGCAGCCTCGACGAGCGCCAGCGGATGCTCGACAGGATCGCCGCCGAGCAACAGCTCGACGGCTTCGAAGTCACCCTGCTGACCCGTACCGGCGAAGTCCGCAGTGCCCGCGTCTATGGCTGCCAGATCGAGCTGGACGAGCATCCCTGCCTGGTCCTGACCGTACGCGACATCACCCGCGTGCGTGCCCAGGAGCAGGCCCTGCGCGACAGCCAGGAGCGCCTCGACCTGGCGCTGGACTCCGCACAACTGGGGATCTGGGACTGG harbors:
- a CDS encoding FimV family protein, whose product is MWLATAVAAAFLPGMAGALELGDISSRAALGQNLSANIDLRGAADMSSEDVVVSLASAEDFERLGVDRNVVTSGLKFTPDIGRNGRGVIHVSSNRPIREPYVNFVLQVVWPQGRLVREFTLLLDPPSYVASPVTPPAIAPVAAVRAPQAQPLAPSVANAPADRYRIQRNDALWDIASRNRPSGSVSVMQTMAAMQRMNPAAFVDGNINRLKVGQVLRLPSEQQVREQSHAQAVAHVETQNSQWKAKRNPQLVQQERQLDATHKAEAGSAPAKAEERDNLRLVSGQPGKDKGKVEAEQLAVAQEGLDSARREGEELRSRISDLESQTQKLNKLIELKDSQIAGLIARLAEQDRAKAQAASPAGNPQAAAGEVAQASAGLTAQAAGGEPRP
- the asd gene encoding aspartate-semialdehyde dehydrogenase encodes the protein MKRVGLIGWRGMVGSVLMQRMLEERDFDLIEPVFFTTSNVGGEGPSIGKDIAPLKDAYSIEELKTLDVILTCQGGDYTSEVFPKLREAGWQGYWIDAASSLRMQDDAVIVLDPVNRKVIDNSLDAGTKNYIGGNCTVSLMLMALGGLFEAGLVEWMSAMTYQAASGAGAQNMRELIKQMGAINASVADDLANPSSAILDIDRKVAEAIRSDSMPTENFGAPLAGSLIPWIDKELPNGQSREEWKGQAETNKILGRFKNPIPVDGICVRIGAMRCHSQALTIKLNKDVPIADIEGMISQHNPWVKLIPNQREISMRELTPAAVTGTLSVPVGRLRKLNMGSQYIGAFTVGDQLLWGAAEPLRRMLRILLER
- a CDS encoding aspartate-semialdehyde dehydrogenase, which translates into the protein MPETLDIAVVGATGLVGEALVELLEERDFPVANLYLLASGESAGKSIGFRGRNIRVGKLDDFDFAKVRLAFLSVGAEAAADCAARASEAGCSVIDLSGAALNNAAALLAQACVNGDAIETLQLPALIAAPAAPAAEVAEVLAALRGVLELRQVNVAACLSASALGREGVQELARQTAELLNARPLEPRLVDRQFAFNMLAQLGGVDEQGHSAVERRIAAELARLFPELEHGLSVTCSVAPVFFGDALMLTIKTAAPVSLPDVSAALEAADGIELVEDDYPTVIGDAQGQDTVYVGRLRTGLTDSCELNLWIASDNVRKGAALNAVNLGELLIKHYL
- a CDS encoding FimV family protein, with amino-acid sequence MVRLRKLVQAIAAASALTSGMAHALGLGDIHLRSALNQPLDAEIELVEVRDLSAAEVIPKLASPEDFNKAGVDRQYFLTGLKFTPIVKPNGKSVIRVTSDRPVQEPYLNFLVEVLWPNGRLLREYTVLLDPPLYSPQTAAAVPRAPMAVPAPVVRPSATAAPRPAAAAAPRPAAAPAPSRRLEGNEYRTGKNDTLWEIAARARPDGSVSVQQTMLAIQDLNPDAFLGGNINRLKSGQVLRLPDAEQIKSRTQPTAETEVKQQYTAWREGRSLPTGGARQLDATPRANAGNAPAQAETKDSLRLLSGENGKAKGGDKGSKDGQAVADKLAVTKESLDSTRRENDELSSRMTDLQSQMDKLQKLIALKDAQLAKLQNELGNDKAAANGAAVVPAPVPGAEPAAQPATPPAPAVAEQPVAPAPAGDAGTPPAPAAEVQPQPAPTPAPVAPAPAPEAQKPKPAPAPVAAPVEQAQASIVDEILANPIWLGAIAGSALLALLVLLMIISRRRAAKEQESLAAYAGDDEPHLDDDLALAGSELDTLDVPQAAEVAAPAQAAPERVAAQTSDALGEADIYIAYGRFNQAAELLQGAIYDEPQRADLRLKLMEVYAEIGDREGFARQENELREIGGAEPQVEQLKSRYPGMVTLAAVGGGLAAAAAASDDELDGFSLDDFSIDSPAAAAEPAAQPHGDLDDAFDLALDDLDLGEDKPAAPAAQQNDDLSFGSFDLDDDLSLGGSPAEAPSAKAEDDFAFDLDLPEESAAKVEAPSLADDLGDFSLDLDKDLEKDTHATLASAEDDFLLGLDDDTASLSGVSPEEFSLDIDSKAPQADDLPDDFDLSLADDEPAPAKADDSFAAQLDEVSAELDRLSSHNDEPQAPVAAPLVEDSFAASDLDLPGEDADDEDDFDFLSGADEAATKLDLARAYIDMGDTEGARDILDEVITEGNDNQQQEARELLGRIA
- the leuB gene encoding 3-isopropylmalate dehydrogenase, with translation MSKQILVLPGDGIGPEIMAEAVKVLELANDKFALGFELTEDVIGGAAIDKHGVPLADETLERARNSDAVLLGAVGGPKWDKIERDIRPERGLLKIRSQLGLFGNLRPAILYPQLADASSLKPEVVAGLDILIVRELTGGIYFGQPREQRVLENGERQAYDTLPYSESEIRRIARVGFDMARVRNKKLCSVDKANVLASSQLWREVVEEVAKDYPDIELSHMYVDNAAMQLVRAPKQFDVMVTDNMFGDILSDEASMLTGSIGMLPSASLDSNNKGMYEPCHGSAPDIAGKGIANPLATILSVSMMLRYTFNEGAAADAIEKAVSLVLDQGLRTGDIWSEGCTKVGTREMGDAVVAALRNL
- the leuC gene encoding 3-isopropylmalate dehydratase large subunit; this translates as MAGKTLYDKLWEMHEVKRRDDGSSLIYIDRHILHEVTSPQAFEGLRLAGRKPWRIDANIATPDHNVPTTQAERKGGLQAIADEVSRIQVQTLDENCDDFGILEFKMNDVRQGIVHVVGPEQGATLPGMTVVCGDSHTSTHGAFGALAHGIGTSEVEHVLATQCLVAKKMKNMQVRVEGKLPFGVTAKDIVLAVIGKIGTAGGNGHALEFAGSAIRDLSMEGRMTICNMSIEAGARVGMVACDEKTIEYVKGRPFSPQGGDWNKAVEAWGDLVSDADAHFDTIVELRAEDIKPQVSWGTSPEMVLAVDQNVPDPAAEADAVKRDSITRALKYMGLNANQAITDIQLDRVFIGSCTNSRIEDLRAAAAVAKGRKVASTVKQALVVPGSGLVKAQAEQEGLDKIFIEAGFEWREPGCSMCLAMNPDRLESGEHCASTSNRNFEGRQGAGGRTHLVSPAMAAAAAVTGRFIDVRELMQA
- a CDS encoding class I SAM-dependent methyltransferase — encoded protein: MTQSRHEQVVQRQFGAQANAYLTSAVHAQGEEFAQLRERLSATTGARVLDLGCGAGHVSFNVAPLAGEVVAYDLSQQMLDVVASAAAERGLGNISTRCGAAEQLPFEEGEFDFVFSRYSAHHWRDVGQALREVRRVLKPGGVACFIDVAAPGLPLLDTYLQTVEVLRDTSHVRDYSPSEWARLVGEAGLAVTAQKRQRLRLEFTSWVERMRTPEVMRQAIRALQLSMGDEVREYFEIDAEGSFSTDVLVLWAER
- the leuD gene encoding 3-isopropylmalate dehydratase small subunit, with protein sequence MKAFTQHTGLVAPLDRANVDTDQIIPKQFLKSIKRTGFGPNLFDEWRYLDVGQPNQDNSKRPINKDFVLNFPRFQGASVLLARENFGCGSSREHAPWALDEYGFRTVIAPSFADIFFNNSFKNGLLPIILKDEEVDELFAQCESTEGYQLTVDLAAQTVTRPDGKQYSFEVDAFRKHCLLNGLDDIGLTLQDADAIRSFEGGYKQQQPWLFRDA